In one Lolium rigidum isolate FL_2022 chromosome 3, APGP_CSIRO_Lrig_0.1, whole genome shotgun sequence genomic region, the following are encoded:
- the LOC124700419 gene encoding uncharacterized protein LOC124700419, with protein MGASESLLARQPHQQSQWADEITTVSDGRRDASDEDPLLRRIRSLTIAPPLLSGQPAAGSETETSFTDILVRKPATASSAASGNMNPNLMFELFAMYREWQEEMAKEISGKQGELENKIETADALAVKLLQRFNYSVTSMRSTSHNLAEVHPLQVEVGELKGRLTEVISNCNALCSRITAEGPESLRTSVQPFTTGRVESGGGSLDLKQDP; from the exons ATGGGGGCTTCCGAGTCTCTCCTGGCAAGGCAGCCTCATCAGCAGTCGCAGTGGGCGGACGAGATCACGACGGTGTCGGACGGCCGGCGCGACGCCTCGGACGAAGACCCCCTCCTTCGCCGCATCCGCTCACTCACCATC GCCCCGCCGCTGCTGAGCGGTCAGCCAGCAGCGGGCTCGGAGACGGAGACAAGCTTCACTGACATCCTTGTCCGGAAACCTGCTACTGCGTCCTCTGCCGCCTCCG gtaatatGAATCCGAATCTGATGTTTGAGCTTTTCGCTATGTACCGTGAATGGCAAGAAGAGATGGCCAAGGAAATTAGTGGAAAGCAG GGAGAgctagaaaataaaatagaaacagCAGATGCATTGGCTGTTAAGCTTCTCCAACGGTTCAATTACTCAGTTACGTCCATGAGATCAACCTCTCACAATCTTGCTGAAG TTCATCCGCTGCAAGTGGAAGTTGGTGAATTGAAGGGCAGGTTAACTGAAGTAATAAGTAACTGCAACGCCTTGTGCAGCAGGATTACTGCAGAAGGGCCAGAAAGTTTGAGAACGTCTGTTCAACCTTTCACAACTGGCAGAGTGGAGTCGGGAGGTGGATCCCTTGACCTGAAACAAGATCCCTGA